In the Methanobacteriaceae archaeon genome, one interval contains:
- a CDS encoding glycosyltransferase, which produces MKKSKPSLKNSSLKENLRILKNNLSDEFNSKKHGFDSFKNKIIKKIVSEEPAILLTQEQVKEKYKEILSKNASIFNLHSFKDNVPLVSIIILNRNGLEHLKRLFKNFKENIQYPHYEIIVVDNASNDDSISFLVELEKFLPIKIIKNIENKSFSAANNEAARVAKGEYILLLNNDIEPTFGWLNQMMFSAMQSDEIGVIGAKLVYPYSPDSVYNINKSFKIQHSGIAFKEESGFIKPYNITKDHIFSNTDHSDVERAALTAAALLVKKDKYLEVGGLDENYNYGYEDVDLCLKLLKVGYKNIYCPKALLFHYEFGTQEKTKKREVKKRRLKNQKIFYQNWNRWLQKKVFSDKLNNVQLFSEYSLKVAFVVTESGTDASAGDYFTALELGEGLKTLGWNICFLTRRKSFKWWYVVEENVDIIISLLDSYNPQKIKSSKKSLIKIAWARNWFERWVSNPGFSDYDLVFGSSQTACNYLMEKSGHKALLMPIATNSARFHPDISPSHDYLSDYCFTGSYWNEPREIIEMLDPRRLPYTFKLYGENWDKIEKFKEYNQGFVEYSKMPEIYASTKIVIDDANRVTKGYGAVNSRVYDALASGALVLTNGEIGAEETFHGKLPVFKSKEELNNLIDYYLTNKNARLSKIKELQEFVLENHAYINRAQALKESLEQYFFKTKISIKIPAPSWKTVHEWGDYHLALGLKKEFEKKDCDVILQILPEWDSNDDADCDVVLVLRGLSKYKPKKQHFNIMWNISHPDKVEIEEYNQYDHVLIASQIWTDKLKEIIDVPVEKMLQCTDPELFNPEFSRDYDHDLLFVGNSRKVFRKIIKDLLPTNKDLSIYGTNWKNLVDKKYIKGKHIPNDELRKAYSSCKILLNDHWEDMKEKGFISNRLFDGFAAGAFIISDEVMGVSEVFRDALITYNNPEELENLISHYLKNEKDRKLLSEKGKKIVLNNHTFQKRVEHILQIINHQ; this is translated from the coding sequence ATGAAAAAATCAAAACCTAGTCTTAAAAATTCATCACTAAAAGAAAATTTAAGGATATTAAAAAATAATTTAAGTGATGAATTTAATTCAAAAAAGCATGGCTTTGATTCATTTAAAAATAAAATAATAAAAAAAATAGTATCAGAAGAACCCGCCATTTTATTAACCCAAGAACAGGTAAAGGAAAAATATAAAGAAATTTTAAGTAAAAATGCATCAATCTTTAATCTACACAGTTTTAAAGATAATGTACCATTAGTTTCTATAATAATCTTAAATAGAAACGGTTTAGAACATTTAAAAAGATTATTTAAAAATTTTAAAGAAAATATACAATATCCACATTATGAAATTATCGTGGTAGATAATGCATCAAACGACGATTCTATCAGTTTTTTAGTAGAACTAGAAAAGTTTCTTCCCATAAAAATAATCAAAAATATAGAGAATAAATCTTTTTCTGCAGCAAATAATGAAGCGGCCCGCGTAGCAAAAGGAGAATATATTCTCCTACTAAACAATGATATTGAACCTACATTTGGCTGGCTTAACCAAATGATGTTTTCAGCAATGCAATCAGATGAAATAGGTGTGATAGGCGCTAAATTAGTTTATCCATATTCACCCGATTCAGTTTATAATATAAACAAATCATTTAAAATCCAACATAGCGGAATAGCATTCAAAGAAGAATCTGGTTTCATTAAACCATATAATATTACTAAGGATCATATTTTTAGCAATACAGACCACTCCGATGTGGAAAGAGCTGCTTTAACTGCCGCTGCACTACTTGTAAAGAAAGATAAATACTTAGAAGTTGGTGGTTTGGATGAAAACTACAATTACGGTTATGAAGACGTAGATCTTTGCCTTAAACTCTTAAAAGTAGGATATAAAAATATTTATTGTCCTAAAGCCCTTTTATTCCATTATGAATTTGGAACACAAGAAAAAACCAAAAAAAGGGAAGTAAAAAAACGGCGTTTAAAAAACCAGAAAATATTCTACCAAAATTGGAATCGATGGCTTCAAAAAAAGGTTTTTTCGGATAAACTAAACAATGTACAATTATTCTCAGAGTATTCATTAAAAGTAGCTTTTGTAGTTACTGAAAGTGGAACTGATGCATCTGCCGGAGATTATTTTACCGCTCTGGAATTAGGAGAAGGTTTAAAAACTTTAGGATGGAATATCTGTTTCTTAACTAGAAGAAAATCTTTTAAATGGTGGTATGTGGTTGAAGAAAACGTTGATATTATAATATCTCTTTTAGATTCCTACAATCCCCAGAAAATAAAATCTTCTAAAAAGTCTTTGATAAAAATAGCTTGGGCCAGAAACTGGTTTGAAAGATGGGTTTCCAATCCAGGATTTTCTGATTATGACCTTGTATTCGGATCCAGTCAAACAGCTTGTAATTATTTAATGGAAAAAAGCGGACATAAAGCTTTATTAATGCCTATTGCTACTAATTCAGCTAGATTCCATCCAGATATTTCACCATCCCACGATTATTTAAGTGATTACTGTTTCACCGGTAGTTATTGGAATGAACCCCGTGAAATAATTGAAATGCTTGATCCCAGAAGATTGCCATATACATTCAAATTGTATGGGGAAAACTGGGACAAAATTGAAAAATTTAAAGAATATAATCAGGGATTTGTCGAGTATTCTAAAATGCCAGAAATATATGCCTCTACAAAAATCGTTATTGATGATGCTAATAGAGTTACTAAAGGTTATGGGGCCGTAAATAGTAGAGTATATGATGCCCTGGCCAGTGGAGCTTTGGTATTAACCAATGGAGAAATCGGAGCAGAAGAAACATTCCATGGGAAATTACCTGTATTTAAATCAAAAGAAGAGCTAAATAATTTAATCGATTATTATTTAACAAACAAAAATGCCCGTTTATCAAAAATAAAAGAACTGCAAGAATTCGTGCTTGAAAATCATGCTTATATCAACCGTGCCCAGGCATTAAAAGAATCTTTAGAGCAGTATTTCTTTAAAACAAAAATTTCAATTAAAATCCCAGCACCGAGTTGGAAAACAGTCCATGAATGGGGAGATTATCACTTAGCACTGGGATTAAAAAAGGAATTTGAAAAAAAAGACTGTGATGTGATATTACAGATACTACCAGAATGGGATAGTAACGATGACGCTGATTGTGATGTAGTCTTGGTTTTAAGAGGTTTAAGCAAATATAAACCAAAAAAACAGCATTTTAACATAATGTGGAATATTTCTCATCCAGATAAGGTTGAAATAGAGGAATATAATCAGTATGATCATGTTTTAATAGCTTCTCAAATTTGGACTGATAAATTAAAGGAAATTATTGATGTTCCAGTAGAAAAAATGCTTCAATGTACAGATCCCGAGTTATTCAATCCGGAATTTTCCAGAGACTACGATCATGATTTGTTATTCGTTGGAAACTCAAGAAAAGTATTTAGAAAGATAATAAAAGATTTACTACCCACTAATAAAGATCTCTCCATATATGGGACTAATTGGAAGAACTTAGTGGATAAAAAATACATCAAAGGCAAACATATCCCCAATGATGAACTAAGGAAAGCATACTCATCTTGTAAAATATTACTTAACGATCATTGGGAGGATATGAAAGAAAAAGGATTCATATCGAATCGTTTATTTGATGGATTCGCTGCTGGTGCTTTTATTATATCTGACGAAGTTATGGGGGTCTCTGAGGTTTTCCGAGATGCATTAATAACTTATAACAATCCAGAAGAACTGGAAAACTTAATTAGTCATTATCTGAAAAATGAAAAAGATAGAAAACTATTATCTGAAAAAGGTAAAAAAATAGTTTTAAATAACCATACCTTCCAAAAAAGAGTAGAACATATTTTACAAATAATCAATCACCAATAA
- a CDS encoding glycosyltransferase, whose protein sequence is MNRPIKQKLISTFPYAYIILNSKKTGLKVAFANIKGYKSIKKYELLNKSYYLHNNPDVRLSGIDPILNYIYHGFKEGRKPSPQFDGDYYLRKYSDVKNSRLNPLVHYSLYGLNERRETINPKFYNLGFEPYYNSQIEDIINALDSPQKISIIIPIYNAFEDTEKCIESVLKHTKIPFEMVLIDDFSTDERIEGLLSNLEGNQNIKIIRNEENKGFVKTVNIGMKSTEGDIVLLNSDTIVTPKWLTKLVVAAYSEKQIGTVTALSNAAGAFSIPGIKTGHPQLKIEDVANLVEKVAVNKYMEVPTGNGFCMFIKRDLINEIGLLDEESFGMGYCEENDFCMRALEKYWTNIIDESTYIYHKGGSSFSDAKKDLLKKNRAILDQKHPQYTRKVREFLKSDEYVTILERIKNALENENLENNNKKRILYVIHKGGGGTVHTNQDLIRNVGKNFDCYILSSSSKEIILLKYVDDDFEEIFSWAIKSEWSASDFYNSEFRDIYFNVLNGLKIDIVHLRHLIKHTFDLPSITSKLGLPMIISFHDFYFICPSYNLLDDKNNYCAGECTEGDGQCMVSMVELDDLPILKDFIPQWRNEISKTLDRASAFVTTSECVKDIFTSIYPQLSTKNFKIIEHGRDFDPIEKNILPYEIPEPSKPVKIVFPGNINNQKGLKLIKDLMEQDKNSILEFHFMGSLDPELEDCGIYHGKYDREDFCKIIENIKPSFIGILSIWPETYCHTLSEAWSCGVPVLTTNLGAQKERTIKNNGGWFLDYQNPIAAYQEIIRISNSPEEYEKIARTVQEIKFKTTKEMANDYLKIYYSFLN, encoded by the coding sequence ATGAATAGACCCATCAAGCAAAAATTAATTTCAACATTTCCCTATGCATACATTATTCTTAATAGCAAAAAAACTGGCCTTAAAGTAGCTTTTGCTAATATCAAAGGATATAAATCAATTAAAAAATATGAATTGTTAAATAAAAGTTACTATTTACACAATAACCCGGATGTTAGATTATCTGGTATAGATCCTATTTTAAATTATATATATCATGGATTTAAAGAAGGGAGAAAGCCAAGCCCTCAATTTGACGGAGATTATTATTTAAGAAAATATTCGGATGTTAAAAATTCTAGGTTAAATCCATTAGTGCATTACAGTCTATATGGGCTCAATGAAAGACGAGAAACTATTAATCCAAAATTTTACAATTTAGGATTTGAACCATATTATAATTCTCAAATCGAAGATATCATAAACGCTCTGGATTCGCCCCAAAAAATATCCATCATAATACCCATCTATAATGCTTTTGAAGATACGGAAAAATGTATAGAAAGTGTTCTAAAACACACTAAAATTCCATTTGAAATGGTTTTAATTGATGATTTTAGTACTGATGAAAGAATTGAGGGATTATTAAGTAATCTAGAGGGTAATCAAAATATAAAAATAATCAGAAATGAAGAAAATAAAGGATTTGTAAAAACGGTTAATATTGGAATGAAAAGTACCGAGGGAGATATTGTACTATTAAACAGCGACACCATAGTTACTCCTAAATGGTTAACAAAACTAGTGGTGGCTGCTTACTCTGAAAAACAAATAGGAACTGTTACAGCACTATCTAACGCTGCTGGAGCCTTTTCAATTCCAGGAATTAAAACTGGACATCCCCAACTAAAAATAGAAGATGTTGCAAATTTAGTTGAAAAAGTTGCAGTTAATAAATATATGGAAGTTCCCACCGGCAATGGATTCTGTATGTTTATTAAAAGAGATTTAATAAATGAAATAGGACTTCTTGATGAAGAAAGCTTTGGCATGGGGTATTGTGAAGAAAATGACTTTTGCATGAGGGCACTTGAAAAATATTGGACTAATATCATAGACGAATCAACTTATATTTATCATAAAGGGGGTTCATCATTCTCAGATGCAAAAAAAGACCTTTTAAAGAAAAATAGGGCAATATTAGACCAAAAACATCCTCAATATACCAGAAAGGTTCGAGAGTTTTTAAAATCAGATGAATACGTAACTATCCTTGAAAGAATCAAAAACGCCCTTGAAAATGAAAATTTAGAAAATAATAACAAAAAACGAATATTGTACGTTATCCATAAAGGAGGAGGCGGAACAGTTCATACCAATCAAGATCTAATAAGAAATGTTGGAAAAAATTTTGATTGTTATATACTTTCATCCAGTTCTAAAGAAATAATTCTGCTGAAATATGTTGATGATGATTTTGAAGAAATTTTTTCTTGGGCAATTAAATCAGAATGGTCCGCAAGTGATTTTTATAACTCAGAATTTAGAGATATTTATTTCAATGTTCTTAATGGATTAAAAATTGATATTGTGCATCTTAGACATCTAATTAAGCATACTTTTGACTTACCATCCATTACATCAAAATTAGGACTACCAATGATAATATCATTTCATGATTTTTATTTCATTTGCCCATCCTACAACTTATTAGATGATAAAAATAATTATTGTGCAGGAGAATGCACAGAAGGAGACGGACAATGTATGGTTTCAATGGTGGAATTAGATGATCTTCCTATTTTAAAAGATTTTATTCCCCAATGGAGAAATGAAATTTCGAAAACATTAGACAGAGCTTCAGCTTTTGTAACTACCTCCGAATGTGTAAAAGACATTTTTACATCTATTTATCCACAATTATCCACCAAAAATTTTAAAATCATTGAACATGGCAGGGATTTTGATCCTATAGAAAAAAATATACTCCCCTACGAAATTCCAGAGCCATCTAAACCAGTGAAAATTGTTTTTCCAGGCAATATTAATAATCAAAAGGGTTTAAAACTCATAAAAGATCTCATGGAACAAGATAAAAATTCTATATTAGAATTTCACTTTATGGGTTCTCTTGATCCCGAGCTTGAAGATTGTGGTATTTATCATGGAAAATACGATAGGGAAGATTTTTGTAAGATTATAGAAAATATTAAACCCTCTTTCATTGGCATATTGTCCATATGGCCGGAAACTTACTGTCATACTTTATCTGAAGCTTGGAGTTGCGGAGTACCTGTTTTAACAACAAATTTAGGAGCACAGAAAGAACGTACCATTAAAAACAACGGGGGATGGTTTTTAGATTATCAAAACCCCATAGCAGCTTACCAAGAGATAATCAGAATATCTAATTCACCAGAAGAATATGAAAAAATTGCCAGAACAGTGCAAGAAATAAAATTTAAAACGACAAAAGAGATGGCTAATGACTATTTAAAGATATATTATTCATTTTTAAATTAA